The following proteins are co-located in the Fusobacteria bacterium ZRK30 genome:
- a CDS encoding DUF3744 domain-containing protein, whose amino-acid sequence MGNEEKKIIEFKNFTFQYRSLGTPTLKNINLSIQSGEKVLIAGPSGSGKSTLGHCLNGLIPFSYSGEINGELKVNNIEPHKTSIFDISSHVSTILQDQDGQFVGLSVGEDVAFRDENSNVDVDIMKENVMTALKKVDMEDHLLKSPQELSGGLKQRASLAGIVMSEAPILLFDEPLANLDPASGRSAMKLISSVHERSNKTIVVIEHRIEDVLAEKFDKIIIVDKGTIVASGTPAELILDGSLRRFGLREPLYIETMRHADIDLKDLDILNIDSLKIPAVKKNIDNWIENIKPKIRSYSEKILEVKDLTFSYNKRDNIIKNINFDLYKGEIISLLGNNGAGKSTLSKVITGICKKSSGTISYKGGNIDSWSIRKRGQEIGYVMQNPNHMITQETLLDEVSFGLKLRGYKKDEISEKAENTLKICGLHAFRNWPITALSYGQKKRLSIATILALDPSILILDEPTAGQDYKHYLEFMQFIESLSKTGLSIIFITHDMHLALEYSNRAIVLSNGEIICDDTVSNVLSHTETLNRANLKKISVSTLAEVLNIDEKLMLETFINHDHREMV is encoded by the coding sequence ATGGGAAACGAAGAAAAAAAAATTATTGAATTCAAAAATTTTACATTTCAATATAGGAGTTTGGGTACTCCCACATTAAAGAATATAAACCTGTCTATACAGAGTGGGGAAAAAGTCCTCATTGCAGGTCCTTCTGGATCAGGTAAATCTACCCTGGGACATTGTCTCAACGGATTGATCCCGTTTTCCTATTCCGGTGAGATCAATGGAGAGTTAAAAGTAAACAATATAGAACCTCATAAAACCAGTATCTTTGACATCAGCAGCCATGTCTCTACCATCCTGCAGGATCAAGACGGTCAGTTTGTAGGATTAAGTGTAGGAGAGGATGTGGCTTTTAGGGATGAGAATAGCAACGTTGACGTAGATATCATGAAAGAGAATGTAATGACAGCTCTAAAAAAAGTAGATATGGAAGACCATCTTCTCAAGAGCCCTCAGGAACTCAGCGGTGGTTTGAAACAAAGAGCTTCCTTAGCAGGTATAGTAATGAGTGAAGCACCTATACTACTCTTTGATGAGCCCTTGGCAAACCTGGATCCCGCAAGCGGAAGATCTGCTATGAAACTGATCTCATCGGTCCACGAGAGATCCAACAAAACTATCGTTGTTATAGAACATAGGATCGAGGATGTTCTTGCTGAAAAATTTGATAAGATAATCATTGTTGATAAGGGAACAATAGTTGCATCAGGTACCCCTGCAGAATTAATCTTAGACGGATCATTGAGACGTTTTGGACTGCGTGAGCCCCTGTATATCGAAACTATGAGACATGCTGATATCGATCTTAAAGATTTAGATATATTAAACATAGATAGTTTAAAAATTCCAGCTGTCAAAAAAAACATAGATAACTGGATAGAAAATATAAAACCTAAAATTAGATCTTATAGTGAAAAAATATTAGAAGTTAAAGATCTAACTTTCTCATATAATAAGAGAGACAACATCATTAAAAATATAAATTTTGATCTGTATAAAGGGGAGATCATCTCTCTTCTAGGAAATAATGGAGCAGGTAAATCTACACTATCCAAGGTCATCACAGGTATTTGCAAAAAATCAAGCGGAACTATCTCCTATAAGGGAGGAAATATAGATAGCTGGAGTATCAGAAAAAGAGGACAGGAAATTGGTTATGTTATGCAGAATCCAAACCATATGATTACCCAGGAAACCCTCTTGGATGAGGTGAGTTTTGGTTTAAAACTCCGTGGATATAAAAAAGATGAGATCTCAGAAAAAGCAGAAAATACTCTAAAGATCTGCGGACTGCACGCCTTTAGAAATTGGCCTATCACAGCTCTCAGCTATGGTCAGAAAAAAAGACTAAGTATTGCTACAATCTTAGCTCTGGATCCTAGCATCCTCATCTTAGATGAACCTACAGCCGGACAGGATTATAAACATTATTTAGAATTTATGCAGTTTATAGAAAGTTTAAGTAAAACAGGATTAAGCATCATATTTATAACCCACGATATGCACCTGGCCCTGGAATACAGTAACCGTGCCATTGTCTTATCCAATGGAGAAATTATCTGTGACGACACCGTTTCAAATGTATTATCTCATACAGAAACTTTAAATCGGGCAAATCTAAAGAAGATATCTGTTTCAACATTAGCAGAAGTTCTCAACATCGATGAAAAATTGATGTTGGAAACTTTTATAAATCATGATCATAGGGAGATGGTATAG
- a CDS encoding ECF-type riboflavin transporter substrate-binding protein, with the protein MKLTTKHVVAIGIGAALYGVLSAVSLPIGPNTSLRIAVTLLTIFGALFGPVVGFLVGFIGHALNDTMMYGGVWWSWVMLSAMIGFSMGFIRSDKSFDPEHGVLNKKHIVKLYIYAVIGMILAGIAAYIGDVFFYGEPSNKVWIQILIATASNFVVTAGLGIPAVIMLAKRKGKHKNLTAE; encoded by the coding sequence ATGAAATTAACTACAAAACATGTTGTAGCTATTGGAATAGGAGCAGCTCTGTATGGTGTACTGTCTGCTGTATCACTACCTATCGGGCCCAACACATCTCTTAGGATAGCAGTTACACTGCTTACTATATTTGGTGCACTATTCGGACCAGTTGTTGGATTTTTAGTTGGATTTATAGGTCATGCTCTAAATGATACCATGATGTATGGTGGAGTATGGTGGAGCTGGGTTATGCTGTCTGCTATGATAGGATTTTCCATGGGATTTATCAGGTCAGACAAAAGTTTTGACCCTGAACACGGAGTTTTAAACAAAAAACATATAGTTAAACTATATATATACGCAGTGATCGGAATGATCTTAGCAGGTATTGCAGCTTATATAGGAGATGTATTCTTCTACGGTGAGCCTTCAAATAAAGTATGGATTCAGATCCTTATAGCCACAGCTTCAAACTTTGTTGTAACAGCCGGGCTGGGAATTCCTGCGGTAATTATGTTAGCTAAAAGAAAGGGCAAACATAAAAATTTAACAGCTGAATAA
- a CDS encoding MipA/OmpV family protein codes for MKKIILIVFILLSVLSFSDNDRTTKESESKYKFSLGFMAGYGSKLYQIEEKQPRYIPFMALERKNLYILGSEIGYKHKLNSKLTLTGFSQLFGGITLQGTGGAIGATQLKNSDMEDGYKGISSRKTQVEFGLRLDYDTGFQKIKLSGEVRGGQRGGTGKISALRPFVVTNKLFIIPQINLSLLDKNMVDYYFGVSEDEVNDERNHKLDKAYDPNKFAYASAVGVTIRYSVTPKFSVFSLAEIQYVGNEIGDSPLVDNRANYFAGLGMRYDF; via the coding sequence ATGAAAAAAATAATTTTAATTGTCTTTATTTTATTATCTGTACTCAGTTTTTCAGATAATGATAGAACGACGAAGGAGTCGGAGTCGAAATATAAATTTTCTTTAGGATTTATGGCAGGGTATGGGAGTAAACTTTATCAAATAGAGGAAAAACAACCGCGTTATATACCATTTATGGCTCTAGAAAGAAAAAATCTTTATATTTTAGGTTCTGAAATAGGCTATAAACATAAGTTGAATTCAAAATTGACTTTAACTGGATTTTCACAACTTTTTGGAGGGATAACACTCCAAGGTACTGGAGGAGCAATAGGGGCAACCCAGCTAAAGAATTCTGATATGGAAGATGGTTATAAGGGGATAAGCAGCAGAAAGACCCAGGTGGAATTTGGGTTGAGATTAGATTATGATACTGGTTTTCAAAAGATAAAACTTTCAGGTGAAGTAAGGGGAGGACAAAGAGGGGGAACAGGAAAAATATCTGCCCTCAGACCTTTTGTAGTAACAAATAAATTATTTATTATCCCACAGATCAACCTTAGTTTATTGGATAAAAACATGGTAGATTATTATTTCGGTGTAAGTGAAGATGAGGTAAATGATGAGAGAAATCATAAATTAGATAAGGCTTATGATCCAAATAAATTTGCATATGCTTCAGCTGTAGGAGTAACCATAAGATATAGTGTTACCCCTAAGTTTTCAGTGTTTAGTTTAGCTGAAATACAGTATGTAGGGAATGAAATTGGAGATTCACCCCTTGTAGATAATAGGGCAAATTATTTTGCAGGATTAGGTATGAGGTATGATTTTTAA
- the rfaE1 gene encoding D-glycero-beta-D-manno-heptose-7-phosphate kinase: MVGKTRLISILDKFKDMTIAVIGDMMLDDYIIGEVTRISPEAPVPVVNVKEERFVLGGGANVLNNLSALSCNCHSFGVIGDDGNGTRLLNELKKEEINTVGIVIAEDRPTIVKRRIIAQHQQLLRLDWEDKKNITPYHEELIIENLKPHLDKLDAIILSDYDKGVLTPALAKRVIEIARENNIIVTVDPKPSNAVNYVGATSMTPNRKEAMECMGLSKIENAEKLGVELKAKLNLDNLLLTRSEEGMSIFLEDEIINIPTFAKEVYDVTGAGDTVISVFTLAAAAGASWHEAAKIANVAAGVVVGRMGTSTVTKEEIVEFYDKIYHEWK; this comes from the coding sequence ATGGTTGGTAAAACTAGATTAATAAGTATTTTAGATAAATTTAAAGATATGACAATCGCAGTAATAGGGGATATGATGTTAGATGACTATATTATAGGAGAGGTTACAAGGATCTCACCGGAAGCGCCGGTACCTGTAGTGAATGTAAAGGAGGAAAGGTTTGTTTTAGGCGGTGGAGCCAATGTCCTAAATAACTTGTCTGCCCTTTCTTGTAACTGTCATTCCTTTGGGGTAATAGGAGATGACGGGAACGGAACCAGGTTGTTGAATGAATTAAAAAAGGAAGAGATTAATACAGTAGGGATAGTGATAGCAGAAGACAGGCCTACCATAGTAAAGAGAAGAATAATTGCTCAGCATCAGCAGTTATTAAGATTGGACTGGGAAGATAAAAAAAACATAACTCCATATCATGAGGAACTTATCATTGAAAATTTGAAACCTCACTTAGATAAGTTAGATGCTATAATTTTATCGGACTATGATAAGGGTGTGCTTACTCCTGCTTTAGCTAAAAGAGTTATTGAAATAGCACGTGAAAATAATATAATAGTAACAGTAGATCCAAAGCCAAGTAATGCTGTAAACTATGTGGGAGCCACATCTATGACTCCTAATAGAAAGGAAGCTATGGAGTGTATGGGATTATCTAAGATAGAAAATGCAGAAAAACTAGGTGTGGAGTTAAAAGCTAAATTAAACTTAGACAACCTACTTCTAACTAGAAGTGAGGAAGGAATGAGTATATTTTTAGAGGATGAAATTATAAATATTCCTACCTTTGCCAAGGAAGTGTATGATGTAACTGGAGCAGGTGATACTGTTATTTCTGTATTTACACTGGCAGCAGCAGCAGGAGCATCATGGCATGAGGCTGCAAAAATAGCCAATGTAGCGGCAGGAGTTGTAGTTGGAAGGATGGGGACATCTACTGTGACCAAAGAAGAGATAGTAGAGTTTTATGATAAAATTTACCATGAGTGGAAGTAG
- the ispF gene encoding 2-C-methyl-D-erythritol 2,4-cyclodiphosphate synthase, which produces MYRIGNGYDVHRLVEGRKLILGGIEIPFEKGLLGHSDADVLIHAIMDGLLGALALGDIGQHFPDTDEAYKGISSIKLLNHVKKLIDEKGFEIVNIDSQIVMQQPKLKPYIVEMRKNLAEELELELNRVSVKATTEEKLGFTGEEIGVKSYAVVLLREKNK; this is translated from the coding sequence ATGTATAGGATAGGAAATGGATATGATGTTCATAGATTGGTAGAGGGAAGAAAATTGATCCTGGGCGGTATAGAGATACCATTTGAAAAAGGATTACTGGGGCACTCAGATGCAGATGTATTGATCCATGCTATCATGGATGGATTGTTAGGAGCTCTGGCTTTAGGAGATATAGGACAGCATTTTCCAGATACAGATGAGGCCTATAAGGGGATATCCAGTATAAAATTATTAAACCATGTAAAAAAACTTATAGATGAGAAAGGTTTTGAGATAGTGAATATTGATTCTCAAATAGTGATGCAGCAGCCGAAATTAAAACCTTATATTGTTGAGATGAGGAAAAATCTGGCTGAAGAATTAGAATTGGAATTAAACAGAGTAAGCGTAAAGGCTACAACTGAGGAAAAATTAGGATTTACCGGGGAAGAAATAGGGGTAAAATCCTATGCAGTGGTCCTGTTGAGAGAGAAAAATAAATAG
- a CDS encoding DNA-protecting protein DprA: protein MVYQKGDLMLFSLIYADVSRGGYPAPKLSHDILYKLFFYSADRKQNIFRKDRNSLKKIILESVHILKLENPRIKAEKRVENALLYFLSEEGMLNLKRLKSRVDEEFEICEKEGIEYIGYSSKNYPKNLKELKDPPFMIFYRGYFPNESELEKSLAIIGSRKPEKKYGREVARRMGILLAQNNWWNISGLALGCDECGHLGSLEGEGQTGAILGQGLATPIYPKENRVLAERILEKHGFLMSELPPTTSNLSIFFILRNRLQSGMTRGIFVVQTGKSGGTLHTIKYSLEQERKTILWDPGYIEELEGVNEVLGNKILIEDRKDKLGVSIGGDLRKNILKIKQAKEIYEILDKKSSKKHIIFHNKTLF from the coding sequence GTGGTTTATCAGAAGGGAGACTTAATGCTGTTTTCGTTGATATATGCAGATGTTTCAAGGGGAGGCTATCCAGCTCCTAAACTAAGTCATGACATCCTCTATAAGTTATTTTTTTATTCTGCAGATAGGAAACAAAATATATTTAGAAAGGATAGGAACTCTCTGAAAAAAATAATCTTAGAATCAGTGCATATATTAAAACTGGAAAACCCCAGAATAAAGGCTGAAAAAAGAGTAGAAAATGCACTCTTATATTTTTTATCAGAAGAAGGGATGTTAAACTTGAAAAGATTAAAATCCAGGGTAGATGAGGAGTTTGAAATCTGTGAAAAAGAGGGGATAGAGTATATAGGATATTCTTCTAAAAATTATCCTAAAAATTTAAAGGAGTTGAAAGATCCCCCCTTTATGATATTTTACAGAGGTTATTTTCCCAATGAGAGTGAGCTGGAAAAATCCTTAGCAATAATCGGCAGTCGAAAACCAGAGAAAAAATATGGACGGGAAGTGGCTAGGAGGATGGGGATCTTGCTGGCTCAAAATAATTGGTGGAATATCAGCGGATTAGCCCTTGGATGTGATGAGTGTGGTCATCTGGGAAGCCTTGAGGGAGAGGGGCAGACAGGAGCAATATTAGGTCAGGGTCTGGCAACTCCCATATATCCTAAAGAAAATAGGGTATTAGCAGAAAGAATATTGGAAAAACATGGGTTTTTGATGTCGGAGCTCCCACCGACAACTTCTAACTTATCTATATTTTTTATCTTGAGGAACCGCCTTCAGTCTGGGATGACTCGGGGGATCTTTGTGGTGCAGACAGGAAAATCCGGGGGAACACTTCATACCATCAAGTATTCTCTGGAGCAGGAAAGGAAAACAATTCTTTGGGATCCTGGTTATATAGAGGAGCTAGAGGGGGTGAATGAAGTTTTAGGGAATAAAATACTGATTGAGGACAGAAAAGATAAGTTGGGAGTTTCCATAGGAGGAGATTTGAGAAAAAACATATTGAAGATAAAACAGGCCAAAGAGATCTATGAAATATTGGATAAAAAAAGTTCAAAAAAACATATAATATTTCATAATAAAACCTTATTTTAG
- the rsxC gene encoding electron transport complex subunit RsxC, translated as MKLFTFKGGVHPSENKVQTENEAIQTFDAPKMVHVALLQHIGAPLNALVKPGDRVLKGQKIADSEAFMSAPVHSSVSGVVKKIEFLPFPLSGKVNTIIIENDGEEELAELTTIKDWKSAPKEDLLAMIREKGIVGVGGACFPTHIKLNPPKDVTIDTLVMNGAECEPYLNADNRLMLEDPKSIIEGIKIIMHILGVKNAKIGIENNKPEAIASMIKASEGDNGIEVCPLKTQYPQGGEKQLIKAILDREVPSGKLPSAVGVVVQNTATAALVYEGIVKGMPLIEKVVTISGKAIKKPMNLKVRIGTMFRDMLDYAGVEREDVDKLVMGGPMMGMAQHSEDVPVVKGTSGLLALTTAETNPCKAKNCILCGKCIGACPMGLEPLMYAKLAKFNQWEEMGKYKLMDCISCGSCSYICPANRPLTEAINIGKAKLRAMPRK; from the coding sequence ATGAAACTGTTTACGTTCAAAGGCGGGGTACACCCTTCTGAAAACAAGGTACAGACTGAAAATGAAGCTATTCAAACTTTTGACGCACCAAAGATGGTACATGTAGCATTATTGCAGCATATTGGTGCACCACTAAATGCCTTGGTTAAACCTGGGGATAGAGTATTGAAAGGTCAAAAAATTGCCGATAGTGAAGCTTTTATGTCAGCACCGGTTCATTCATCAGTGAGTGGAGTAGTTAAGAAAATTGAATTTTTACCATTCCCACTAAGTGGAAAGGTAAATACTATCATTATTGAAAATGATGGAGAAGAAGAATTAGCAGAATTAACAACGATAAAAGATTGGAAATCAGCACCTAAAGAAGACCTACTTGCAATGATTAGAGAAAAAGGAATAGTTGGAGTAGGAGGAGCATGTTTCCCAACTCATATAAAACTTAATCCGCCAAAAGATGTGACTATCGACACTTTAGTGATGAATGGAGCAGAATGTGAGCCGTATCTAAATGCAGATAACAGACTTATGTTAGAAGATCCTAAATCAATTATTGAGGGAATAAAGATCATCATGCATATCTTAGGAGTAAAAAATGCTAAGATTGGTATTGAAAACAATAAGCCAGAAGCTATAGCTTCTATGATAAAAGCTAGTGAAGGGGATAATGGTATAGAAGTCTGTCCTCTGAAAACTCAATACCCGCAAGGTGGAGAGAAGCAGCTTATCAAAGCTATCTTAGATAGAGAGGTTCCAAGTGGGAAATTACCTTCTGCTGTAGGAGTAGTAGTACAAAATACTGCAACGGCAGCTTTAGTATATGAAGGGATTGTCAAAGGAATGCCCCTTATTGAAAAAGTAGTAACTATTTCAGGAAAAGCAATCAAAAAGCCTATGAACTTAAAAGTTAGAATAGGAACTATGTTTAGAGATATGTTAGATTATGCAGGTGTAGAGAGAGAAGATGTAGACAAACTTGTTATGGGTGGACCTATGATGGGAATGGCTCAACATTCTGAAGATGTACCGGTAGTTAAAGGAACATCTGGTTTACTAGCTCTTACAACGGCAGAGACAAACCCTTGTAAAGCTAAAAACTGTATTCTTTGCGGGAAATGTATAGGAGCCTGTCCAATGGGATTAGAGCCTCTTATGTATGCTAAATTAGCTAAATTTAATCAATGGGAAGAGATGGGGAAATATAAATTAATGGATTGTATCTCATGTGGATCTTGTTCATATATTTGTCCGGCAAACAGACCGTTGACGGAAGCTATCAATATTGGAAAAGCTAAGTTAAGAGCTATGCCAAGAAAATAA